In Gemmatimonadota bacterium, the DNA window GGATCGGCGTGACCTGCGTGCTGGTGAAGTATCGCGTCCCCAACTCCGGTCCCTTCCCGGCATCGCCGGCGGCGCTGCAGGATGCGCAGCGCGCGATGGGGCTGGTGCGCCAGCACGCCAGTGAGTGGGGCATCGATCCCGCGCGCGTGGGTGTGCTCGGCTTCTCCGCTGGCGGGCACCTCTCGGCGGCTCTCAGCACGCACTTCGACACGCGTCTCTACGCCCCCGTGGATGCGGCCGATGACATGAGCTGCCGCCCCGACTTCGCCGTGGTGGTGTACCCGGGCTATCTCGCGCTGCCCGACCAGCAGATGGCACCCAATGCGGAGATCACCCCCACGAAGCAGACGCCCCCAACCTTCATCGTGCAGTCACAGGACGATCCCGTGCACGTGGAGAACGCCACCAACTACTTCCTGCAGCTCAAGCGGGCCGGCGTCGCGACGGAGCTGCACATCTATGCCGAGGGGGGGCACGGCTACGGATTGCGCCGCACCGCCCTGCCGGTGACGCGCTGGCCGGACGCGGTGCAGGGGTGGCTGCAGACGATCCGCGTGCTGGGGGAGCGGTAGGGTCAGAGTTGGGGTCAGAGCTGGGGTCTGGTCAGGGGGCAGTGGGGCAGCCTGGCACGGCAAGCTGGGGTCAGGTTGTGCTCTGACCCCAAGACCCAAGCCGATCGAAGCGTCTTCGCCAGATCTCCGGGGAATGCGACGCGGGCTGACGCATCGCGTCGCAGTGCGACGTGGCGCTATGGTATTGGCCCGTAGCTGAACTCTCGCGCCGGCCCACCAAGAGGAGCGACCCGCATGTTTCCGGTGAAGGAAGTACTCGCTGCCTCCGTCACACTTGTCGTCGCCTGGATCGGCTATCGGCAGTGGATTCGCGGGCGCCGCTCCGGATCCTTCCTGCAGGACCGCGAGGTCGCCTACAAAGCCGTATGGACCGCGCTGGAGGACGCCCATCTACTCGTGCGCGCATTCCGCCCGTCCGCCGAGCTCACCAGCGCCGTGCAAAACGCGAACGCGCTGGTGATACGGCACGCGCTGCATCTTCGCCCACCCGACCGGCCGATTGTCGAGACCTACGTCCGAGCGCTGCGTGAACTCGCCGACGCCGTTGCAACCGCCGACTGGAGTGCGGTGGAGGAAGCGGAGTTCCATCTCACGCTGGAGAGCGCTCCGCTGCCAACGACGATGATGGCGCCCTATCGCAGGTTTACGGATGCGCGGGCAGACGTCATGCACGCCTTTCGAGAGGCACTGGGCTCCACGGCGATTCAGTGAACCGTCGCCCCGGCCCGGCGCAGCTCAGACGGAGTACGACAAGCGGCGCGACCTCGGGCGGCCGCGCGCCTAACGCGTGCCCCCGCTGGCGCTTCACTCCGCGCGCAACGCCTCCGTCGCATCCACTCGTGACGCGCGCCACGCCGGGACGCCGTTGGCAATCGCCGCCACCGCCGCCAGGACGGCGAACGCCGCGCCGAAGCTCGCGGGATCGAACGGGCCCACGAACAACACCGCCGACAAGGCGCGACTCGCCATCGCCGCCAGCACCAGCCCGATCGCCCCACCGATCGCGACCAGCAGCATCCCCTGTCCCATGACCATCCCGATGACCTGCCGCGTTTCCGCGCCTAACGCCCTGCGGATCCCGATCTCCTTTACGCGCCGGCTCACCGAGTAGCCGATCACGCCATAGAGGCCGATCGCCGCCACCAGGAGCGCCAGCCCGCCAAAGCTCCCGATGATCACGGCCCCGGCACGGACGGGGAAGAGGCGCACGTTGGCCAGGTCGCGCAACGTCCCCGCATCCATGAAGGCCAGGTCGGGATCGATGGCGTGGAACTCCGCCACCATCCTGGGGACCTCCGCGCCGGCCGCGCCGCGCGTGCGCACGAGGTAGTTGGCAAAGCCGTCGTAGCCGCCGGACGGGAAGTGGATGTACGGCGTGGCCCCCTCCCCCGGGGTGTTCACCTTGTAGTCGGCGACCACGCCGATCACCTGCCACGGCTCGCCTCCCCACGCTCGACGAAATTCGCGCCCGACCGCGTCCTTGCCGGGCCAGTAGCGATCGGCCATCGACTTGGTGATGACGGCCACGTGACGTTGCTCGCGGACATCTCCCTCTTCGAGCCAGCGCCCCGCCACGAGACGCAATCCCAGTGTGGACGCGTAATGCTCATCCACCTGCGTGCCGTCGATGTCGTACGGTCGGTCGCTCGCCGACGACTGGTGCCCGTCGATGAAGATGGCGTGCCCGTTGTTGTTGAGCGACAGCGGGACGCGCGTCGCCATCGTGACCGCTTCCACCTGCGGCATCGCCAGCAGACGCTCACGCCCCTTGCGCACCAGGTCGGCCCCGCGCGCCAGGTCGTAGCCGCTCATCGAGGGGGCGAGCGCGAGATGCGCCATCCGGTCGCCGTCGTAGCCTAACGCCACGTCCCCGGCCGCCCGCACGCTGCGGACCATCAGCGATCCGGCCACCACCAGGACGAGCGACACCGCCACCTGCAGCACCACAAGCCCGTCTCGCATCTCGAGGCCGCGCCTTCCTCCCATCCACGACCCGCCGTCGCGAATGCTCGAGGCGAGCTGCGGGCGTGAGGCGCGCAACGCCGGGAGGAGCCCGATGAGGAGTCCCGTGGCGACCGCCGTGGCTCCCGTGAAGAGGAGCACGCGCCAGTCGGGCGCGAGCGAGAGCCCGAGATCGACCGGGAGCGGAGGACGCACGCGCACGGCCAGCATCGAGAGCCACGCCGCCAGCGGTACTGCCACCAGGCCGCCGCCAATCGCGACGACCATGCTCTCGGTGAGCAGCTGACGGAGGACACGCACGCGGCTGGCACCGAGCGCCACCCGCAGCGACAGCTCGCGCCCCCGTCGCGCCGCGCGCGCCAGCATGAGGTTGGCGAGGTTGCCGCAGGCCACGACCAGTACGAGCGTCACCGCCCCCACCAGGAGGAGGCCGATCGGGCGCACCGCCCCGTCGACGTCGGGGTTGATGCGCACGTCCGACGATGGGATCACCGTTAGGCGCTCGAGCGCGTTCACCGCCGGATGCTCGCGCGCCAGCCGCGCACTCACCGTCTCCAACTCGGCGCGCACCTGTGCCAACGTCACCCCGGGCTTCATCCGTCCCCGCACCCACAGCCAGTGCTCGCCCCGCTGCTCGGCGCGCGGGCCAGGGCCGATCGGGCCGCTGGTCCGGTTGTTCCCCACGGGCTCGACCACCTCGGCCATCGCCGCCGGGAGCCACATCTGGGCGGTAACCGCAGGCACCATCCCGCCGAAGGTCTCCTGCGCCACACCAACCACGGTGAACAGCTCCCCGTTCATGCGGAACTGCCGGCCGAGCACGGCGCGATCGCCTCCAAAGCGACGTTGCCAGAGGCGATACGACAGGATGGCCACCGGGAGCCCGTGCGCTGCGGCATTCTCTTCGGCGGTGAAGGCGCGGCCGAGCATGGGGCGCACGCCGAGGACGGAGAAGTACCGCTCGGTCACCAGCTCACCGAGGACGAGGTCCGACGCGCCGTCGATCGTGGCGTGGCCGAGGAAATTCGTGTACCCCGCCAGCCCCGACAGCGTGGTCACCTGCCGCTCGTAGTCGACGAAGTTGGGGACCGACGTCGTCTCGTGCTTGGTCGACGTGGCCTGGTGTCCGTAGATGTTCACCAGTTGCTCCGGGCGATCGACGGGGAGCGGGCGGTAGAGGACCGCGTTGACGACGCCGAAGATGGCGCTGTTGACCCCGATGCCGAGCGCCAGGGTGAGAATCGCGACGATGGTGAAGCCCGGCGAGCGGCGGAGGCCGCGAAGGGCGTAGCGGGCGTCCTGGAGGAGCGTCTCCATGCGTCGACTCGCAGTGTGCAGAAGGGCGTGGCGGAGCGGGTGGCCAACGTTGCACTTCGTGACCGGCCGAACGCCAGTTTCAACGACGTCCGTCAACGACGTCAGAGCCCCCCCAGCAGCACCCCCGCGAGCTACGCAACCGAAATCACGACCGCACCCCGGTTTGCGCCCCCCTCGGCATAGCGATGCGCTGCCGCTGCCTCCGCGAACGGAAAGACACGGTCGACGATTGGCCTGAGCGTCCCCGCCTCCACCAGCGCCCGCAGGGTGTCGAGATCCTCCCGCCGTTCGACAAGCACGACACATCGCACCTTCCGGTCGCCCACGACAGACGTCCACAGCATCTGCAGCAGCTGTTTCACCTTGAAGCTCACGTAGACCAGTCGCCCTCGCGGCGCGAGTATGCGTCGACAGCGCGCGAACGAACTCGTCCCCAGGATGTCGACGATCACGTCATAGCTCTCGGGTCGATCGACGAAGCGCTCCCGCGTGTAGTCGATGACCGTCGTCGCTCCCAGGGCGCGTACGAACTCCATTCCGTCCGAACCGCAGACGCCGGTCACGGTGGCACCGACGTGCTGCGCCGCCAGCTGAACGACCCAACGACCGATGCCGCCGGATGCGCCCACTACCAGGAGGCGTTGTCCGCGCTGCAGGCCAAGCGTCCGCAGCAGCGCCATCGCCATCAGCGCGCCGTACGGCAGGGAGGCGGCCTCCTCGAACGTCAGCGTCGCCGGTTTGCGCGCGAGCATGCCGCGTTCGTTCATGCACAGGTACTCGGCGTACGCCCCCATGCGAGCGCCACGGAAGCCGTACACTGCGTCCCCCGGCTTGAACTGCGTGACGCGCGCGCCGACCCCTTCGACCGTGCCGGAGAACTCGCTCCCCAGGATGCGAACCCTGGGGGTACGAAAGCCAAACGACAGCTTGCTGATGAGCCAGAAGAGCCACGGCATGTGAAAGGCGCGCGGCGACACGGCGGCGAAGTTGCGCACCAGCCGATCCGCGAACGTCACGGTCGTCGCGCGCACGCGGATCAACACCTCGTGCTCCCCGGCCACGGGCGTGCCGACCTCGCCCACTTGCAGCACCTCCGGGGGGCCGAATGCCGTCAGGACGGACGCTTTCATGTGGAGATCCTCGCCGGTGTTCCAACGCACACACTGCACGTTGGCGCGCACGGTCTCCGCGCGCATCGGGGCATGGCCGTGTCGCATGTAAGGCCCATCCGCAACGGGTTGCCTCGGCTCCCGTCCACTGGGCATCAGCGGCTCGACGGGCGCGGATCGGGGCGCCACATTGGAAACGGGTGGCCGTGTATCGCCAACAGTCGCCACATCGTGGCGCCGAAAGAGCATGAAACAGCTTCCGAACGGGGGGCGTATCGCCCGAAGGCCTCAGCTCCGTTCGTGCGCAATCATCCACGCCGCTTCCACGCTGCCTCCACGCGGTTGCCGCGGGAAACATCGCGAGTACAGTCGCCGCCAGCACTCACGCCATCATGCGCATCACGTCCCGTGCAATCCTTACGCTGACCGTCGGGCTCGCCCTCGCCCCAACGACAGCCGTCGCCCAGCTGGACAGCCTCGCACCGATCGTCAGCCGCTACCTCGCCGAGGCCCGCGTCCCCGGCGCGCAGGTCGCGGTGGTGCAGCGGGGAGCGATCGTCCACCTCTCCGCCTACGGACTCGCGAACGTCCCCTTCCGCGTGCCCGTGACGGAGACCACCGCCTTCTCGATCGCCTCGGCGACCAAGTCGTTCGCCGGCGTGGCCCTCATGCAGCTGGCGGAGGCGGGGCGTGTGCGGCTCGACGACCCGATCGGTCGCTATGTCGACTCGCTCCCGCCGGCGTGGCGCCGCGTGACGCTGCGACAGCTCATCACGCACACCTCGGGGCTCCCTGACGTCCTCAACCCGGAGTCCGGGATCCTCATCGCCACGCCACCCGAGGCGGCGTGGGCCAAGGTCCGGCGACTCCCCATCATCGCGCCACCGGCGACCCGATGGTCGTACAACCAGACCAACTACTGGCTCCTTGGCCTGATGATGGCCCGCGTCACCGGGGAACCGCTGCACCGCGCCATCGAGCGCCAGTTCGCCGCGGCCGACATGCCCACGGCGAACATCGGTGACGTCCGTGACGTGGCGGCCGGCACGAGCGACACGTACAGCTACACGCGGTATGCCGGCGACTCGTCGTGGCGCGACACCACGCTCGAACGCGTGGTGGTCGACTTTCCGAAGCAGCTGCGCCTCGCCGCCGGTGTGAACGCCAGCGCGCGCGACCTCGCGCGGTGGCTCATTGCGCTGCAGGGCGGGCGGCTACTCAAGCAGCCCGCCAGCCTCGACACGCTCTGGGCCTCCCCGCGCATGGCCGACGGCAAGATCCTGGGCGCCGGCAGCGCGAGCGGCTACGCCCTCGGATGGCCGACGTTCAACGATGCCGCGCATCCGTCGGTTGGTGGGCTCGGCGGGGGGCGCGCCGCCTTTCTGGTTTATCCCAAGGACGACCTCGCGGTCATCGTCCTGACCAACCTGCAGGGCTCATCGCCGGAGCGCCTGGCGACGCGCATCGCGGCGCTCTACCTGCAACCGTAGCACACACGGTGCACGGCAGCATCGCGCGCCCCACACCCCACAACATCGTCAAGCGGAAGGGGAGGCTTGAGCGGTTGAAGTAGGCATGTGTTGATGCTACGCGATCACCCCCAGTCGCCCCACCACGAAGACGATGCCCGAGCCCAGCGCACATCACGAGACGCTCCACCGGTGGTACACCCGCCCCGTCTTCTTCGTCGCCGACGTGAAGCGCACCCTCGCAAGGCGCTGACGGCACCGCGCACGGTGCCTAGACTTGAGGACGACAGCGTCACTCCCCCCTTGGGCTCCCTATCGTCTCACGCCGTGCTGTTTCGCCCACTGCGCTCGCGCCACTCGCTCCTCGCCCGCATCATCGCAGCGGCCGTCTCGATCGCCCCGCTTGTATCGGCCGCATCGATCGCCGTGCTCTCGTCGACCGCATCGGCGCAGCCCTCGCCCGGCGGCGTCACCCTCTCAGGGCGTATCGTCGACTCCGCGTCGAAGGCGGCGCTCCCCTACCTCTCGATCCAGCTCTTGTGGGAGCGGGACAGCGCCTTCGTTGCCGGGCGACTGACCAGTGAGGACGGGGGCTTCGCCTTCACCGGTCTCAAGAAGGGGGTCTACGTGCTGGTGGCCCGGCACATCGGCCATCGCCCCTTGCGGCAGCGCGTCCTGGTCGGTGAACTCAGCGCCTTCCTCGACCTTGGCACTCTCCCGATGGTTAGGGAGCCCCAGTCGCTCGCCGGCGTCGTGGTCACGGGCAGCGCCGATGCGGTCGCCGAGGCGATGGACCGCAAGACGTTCACCGTCAGCGACAATATCACCCAGTCGGGTGGGTCGGTGCTGCAGGCGATGTCGACGGTGGCGGGGGTGACGATCGGGCAGGATGGCAAGGTGCTGCTGCGGGGGAGCGACAAGGTCGTCGTCCTCATCGACGGCAAGCAGACCGCCCTCACCGGCTTCGGCTCGCAGGCGGGACTGGACAACCTCCCGGCGTCGGCGCTGGAGCGCATCGAGGTCATCAACAACCCGTCGGCCCGCTTCGACGCCAACGCCAGCGCCGGCATCATCAACCTGGTCTTCAGGAAGGAAGAGCAGCAGGGCTTCAACGGCAAGCTCGGGGTCATGGGGGGCGCGGGCGCGTTGTGGGAGAAGAAGGAGAACCTCCCCACGATCCGTCCGCAGTATCGCGGCACCCCCAAGTTCAACCCGTCGGTCGCCCTCAACTATCGCGACGGCGCGACCAACAGCTTCGTGCAGGCCGACTGGCTCTACTCGCCCACGCTCAACAAGAACGAGTTCTCCACGCGCACCTACGATGATGGCACCGTCATCGTCCAGCAGATCAAGCGCAACCGCCGCACCGACTACGCCACCCTCAACGCGGGGGTGGACCACGAGTTCGATGCGCGGAATACGGTGCGCGTGGCCGGGCTGTTCAACCGCGAGAAGATCCTCGACTACGGCGACAATCCGTACTTCGACGGGGCGCTGCAGAATCGCTACCGGCTCTGGCAGTTTCTCGAGGACGAGGTCAAGTACACGGCCTTCGGCACCGCGGCGCTGGTGCACAAGTTCCCGCAGGCGGGGCACACGCTCACCTTCACGTCCAACTACTCGTTCCATCGAGAGGACGAGCAGTACTTCTTCACCAACACCCTCACGAGCTTCGTCGGGAAGGATGCCTTCAAGCTGTTGTCCGACGAGCACGTGGTGGACTTCAACGCCGACTACGTCAAGCCGCTGCGGCAGGGGCGCTTCGAGGGAGGCTTCAAGGGGCGCTACCGTTCGATCCCGGTGAACATGCGCTTCTTCCCGGGGCAGAACACCCCGATCGACACCGGGGCCGGCGGCAAGGCGACGTATCGCGAGAAGATCCCGGCGATCTACGGCAACTACGTCTTCGAGAGCCAGCGCCTCGAGCTCGAAGGGGGTGTTCGTTTCGAAGGGGTGCAGGTGGACTACGACGTCAACCCCAACCACAACACCTACAAGAGCGATGGCTATCGCTACTTCCAGCCCTTCCCCAACGTGCGGGCGGCCTGGAAGTTCGACGACGCCAACAAGCTCTCGCTCTTCTTCAACCGGCGCGTCGACAGGCCTAACGAGGTCGACATCCGCATCTTCCCCAAGTACGACGAGCCCGAGCTGATCAAGGTCGGCAACCCGGCGTTGCAGCCGCAGTACTCCACCTCCACGGAGCTTGGCTACAAGACCAGCTGGCCCAAGGGGAGCCTGTACGCCGCCGCCTTCCACCGCATCGTCGACGGCACCATCACGCGCATCGCCACGCAGGCACCGGGGAGCGTGCTGCTGTACAACGTCTTCCAGAACGCGGGGCGGAGCTGGAGCACGGGGGGCGAGGTGGTCTGGCAGCAGTCGTTCGCCTCCAACCTGCTGCTCAACGCCAACGCCAACATCTATCGCCGCACGGTCGACGCCTTCTCGGTGGTGAATATCTACCCCGTCCCGGTGACGTACACCGCGCCGCGCGAGCAGCTCACGTCAGGCAACGTCAAGCTCAACGCGACCATCACCCTGCCCAGCGACTGGCAGCTGCAACTCTCGAACGTCTACCTCGCCCCCGACCTGCTCCCGCAGGGGCGCCTCGGGAGTCGCTATTCGCTGGATGTGGGCGCCAAGAAGAGCGTGCAGCGGGGGAGGGGAGAGCTGGTCGTGAACGCGACCGACCTGCTCAACACCAACCAGGCAGAGCGCACGATTCGGGGGACCAACTTCCGGCTCGTGAGCACCGACTACCTGGAGACGCAGGTCGTGCGGGTGGGGTACAGCTGGAAGTTCTGAGACGGCACCTCTGTGAACCTCTGTGATTCCTCCGTGAACCTCTGTGTCACGCTGCCAAAAGCACGACACGGGGGCTCACGGAGGTAACACGGGGGCTCACGGAGAAGAGCGTTTCCGGTTGAACGTGCCCAACCCCTCCACATCGACTCCCGCGACCTTGCCGGCGCCGTCGATCCGGAAGTTCAGCTGCAGATCCTGCCCCAGCACGAACTTCCCGCGGAACTGATCCAGGTGCCAGTGCGTGAGCGGTTGGGTCATCGACTGCCACTGGAAGGCGAGCGCGTCGCCCTGTTTCACGATGCCGACGTCGCCGTACAGCGAGTCGGTGTAGGTCCCGACATACCGATCGAGTGGCAGCGAGGGGCGCGTGTCCTTGAGGCGCGCCGCTTCGGCGGCCTTGGCCTGTGCCGCGGCGCCGAGGCTCATGCGCTGCATGAGGGTCACCGATTCGGCCAGGTAGTCCTTGGCCGGCTTGCCGATGAGGAAACGGTCGAGGATATCGCGCACGATCGTGGGGCCTGCGACGTGCGGCGAGCTGTTGGTGAGCACGATGACGCCGAGCCGCTCTTCGGGGACGGTCCACATCTCCGAGAGCATCCCGTCGATCCCGCCGTTGTGCCAGGCGACGCGCCGCCCGCGATAGTCCTGCAGCACCCACCCCAGCCCGTAAGCCACGAAGTGCGTGAGGCTGTCGCCCACCCCGCCCATGCTGATGTGCGGCGTCTTGGTCACGTCGAGGTTGGCCGCCGAGACGAGGCGCGTCCCGCCGAAAGTCCCGCCCGACAGCTGCATGCGCACGTAGTGCGACATGTCGACGATGTTGGAGTTGATGGAACCGGCGGGCGCGATGTTGTCGATGTTGCGCCACGGAATGGCGACCGGCGTGCCGCCGCTGAGGTCGTGCGGTGTCGACACGTCGCTCTGGGCGCCCAGTTCGGTCACGCTCATGCTGCTGCTCGTCATGCCGAGCGGCTTGAAGATGCGCGCGCGCACCAGGTCGTCGTAGCTCATCCCCGCCGCTTCGCCGCTCGCTTCGCCCGCCGCCATCACCATGACGTTCTGGTACCCCATCTCCGTCCGGAAGCCGGCGTTAGGCGGCAGGAAGCGGATGCGGCGGAGGATCTCGCGCCGCGAATAGCTGGTCCCGTACCACAACGCGTCGCCACGCCGTCCCAGCCCCGAGCGATGCGACAGCACGTCGCGCATCGTGAGCTCGCGCGTGATGTACGGATCGTACAGCTGGAAGCCGGGGAGCCAGCGCGTGACCTTGTCGTCCCACCGCAGCTTGCCGTCGTCGACCAGCATCGCCGCAGCGGTCGCGGTGAACGACTTGGTGTTGGAGCCGATCGCGAAGACCGTCGTGGGGGTGACGCGGTCGCCCTTGCCGATTTCCTTCTCCCCGAACCCCTTGGCGTAGATCAGCGAATCGTTCCGCACGATGCCGACCGCGAGCCCGGCGATGTGAAATGACTCGCGCACCTTCTCGATGGAGGCGTCGAGCCCGGCGAGCGGGTCGCCCTTCTTCTGGCCAGAGGCCGGCGAAGCAACGAAGAGCAGGAGCGCGCCCGCTGACAGCGCGCGGCGACCGAGGGAGGCGAACATGCGGAGACGCTCCGGAAAGACGGGGGTGGGGACGGGCGATGTGAGACAGAAGATCCGCGCGATTGCGCGCACCACAAGAGCGACGTCGGGTTCGGCCTGCCGCTTGGCGCGTGGTGACGGCATCTCGACGGTCGCGAAACCGACGCGCAGTTTCTTCGTTGGATCTGTCGCGCACCGACGCGCGCACGAACGCCGCCATCCTCCGCACCCCATGCGCCCACCTGCAACCGGTTCCCGTTCCGGCGCGCACCGACCGGCACTCACCGTCCTGACGCGCGCCATCGTCGCGATGGGCTCCCGTACGCCGGTGGCGCCCGGGTGAGCGCGCGCGACTGGGAGGTCCGCATCGAGGAAGGCGGGCGGGGCGGGACGATCGCCTATCGAGAGCGGGGGAAGGAGCTGCGCTTCTGGTGGGAGTTTGGCGGGGGCGAGGCGGTCGCCCTCATCAACATCGGGACGGCGCGCGAGTGGGCCCAGCGCGAACCCTGGGCCGCCCAGCGTCGAGACGAGATCGCGCGGCGCGTCGCCGACGAGGCCGTGCGCCAGAAGGCCCCCAGCTGCAAGGCGGTCATCGGTGACGATGGATGGATCACCCTCCTG includes these proteins:
- a CDS encoding serine hydrolase, with the translated sequence MFASLGRRALSAGALLLFVASPASGQKKGDPLAGLDASIEKVRESFHIAGLAVGIVRNDSLIYAKGFGEKEIGKGDRVTPTTVFAIGSNTKSFTATAAAMLVDDGKLRWDDKVTRWLPGFQLYDPYITRELTMRDVLSHRSGLGRRGDALWYGTSYSRREILRRIRFLPPNAGFRTEMGYQNVMVMAAGEASGEAAGMSYDDLVRARIFKPLGMTSSSMSVTELGAQSDVSTPHDLSGGTPVAIPWRNIDNIAPAGSINSNIVDMSHYVRMQLSGGTFGGTRLVSAANLDVTKTPHISMGGVGDSLTHFVAYGLGWVLQDYRGRRVAWHNGGIDGMLSEMWTVPEERLGVIVLTNSSPHVAGPTIVRDILDRFLIGKPAKDYLAESVTLMQRMSLGAAAQAKAAEAARLKDTRPSLPLDRYVGTYTDSLYGDVGIVKQGDALAFQWQSMTQPLTHWHLDQFRGKFVLGQDLQLNFRIDGAGKVAGVDVEGLGTFNRKRSSP
- a CDS encoding beta-lactamase family protein, with the translated sequence MRITSRAILTLTVGLALAPTTAVAQLDSLAPIVSRYLAEARVPGAQVAVVQRGAIVHLSAYGLANVPFRVPVTETTAFSIASATKSFAGVALMQLAEAGRVRLDDPIGRYVDSLPPAWRRVTLRQLITHTSGLPDVLNPESGILIATPPEAAWAKVRRLPIIAPPATRWSYNQTNYWLLGLMMARVTGEPLHRAIERQFAAADMPTANIGDVRDVAAGTSDTYSYTRYAGDSSWRDTTLERVVVDFPKQLRLAAGVNASARDLARWLIALQGGRLLKQPASLDTLWASPRMADGKILGAGSASGYALGWPTFNDAAHPSVGGLGGGRAAFLVYPKDDLAVIVLTNLQGSSPERLATRIAALYLQP
- a CDS encoding ABC transporter permease; this encodes METLLQDARYALRGLRRSPGFTIVAILTLALGIGVNSAIFGVVNAVLYRPLPVDRPEQLVNIYGHQATSTKHETTSVPNFVDYERQVTTLSGLAGYTNFLGHATIDGASDLVLGELVTERYFSVLGVRPMLGRAFTAEENAAAHGLPVAILSYRLWQRRFGGDRAVLGRQFRMNGELFTVVGVAQETFGGMVPAVTAQMWLPAAMAEVVEPVGNNRTSGPIGPGPRAEQRGEHWLWVRGRMKPGVTLAQVRAELETVSARLAREHPAVNALERLTVIPSSDVRINPDVDGAVRPIGLLLVGAVTLVLVVACGNLANLMLARAARRGRELSLRVALGASRVRVLRQLLTESMVVAIGGGLVAVPLAAWLSMLAVRVRPPLPVDLGLSLAPDWRVLLFTGATAVATGLLIGLLPALRASRPQLASSIRDGGSWMGGRRGLEMRDGLVVLQVAVSLVLVVAGSLMVRSVRAAGDVALGYDGDRMAHLALAPSMSGYDLARGADLVRKGRERLLAMPQVEAVTMATRVPLSLNNNGHAIFIDGHQSSASDRPYDIDGTQVDEHYASTLGLRLVAGRWLEEGDVREQRHVAVITKSMADRYWPGKDAVGREFRRAWGGEPWQVIGVVADYKVNTPGEGATPYIHFPSGGYDGFANYLVRTRGAAGAEVPRMVAEFHAIDPDLAFMDAGTLRDLANVRLFPVRAGAVIIGSFGGLALLVAAIGLYGVIGYSVSRRVKEIGIRRALGAETRQVIGMVMGQGMLLVAIGGAIGLVLAAMASRALSAVLFVGPFDPASFGAAFAVLAAVAAIANGVPAWRASRVDATEALRAE
- a CDS encoding TonB-dependent receptor; amino-acid sequence: MLRDHPQSPHHEDDARAQRTSRDAPPVVHPPRLLRRRREAHPRKALTAPRTVPRLEDDSVTPPLGSLSSHAVLFRPLRSRHSLLARIIAAAVSIAPLVSAASIAVLSSTASAQPSPGGVTLSGRIVDSASKAALPYLSIQLLWERDSAFVAGRLTSEDGGFAFTGLKKGVYVLVARHIGHRPLRQRVLVGELSAFLDLGTLPMVREPQSLAGVVVTGSADAVAEAMDRKTFTVSDNITQSGGSVLQAMSTVAGVTIGQDGKVLLRGSDKVVVLIDGKQTALTGFGSQAGLDNLPASALERIEVINNPSARFDANASAGIINLVFRKEEQQGFNGKLGVMGGAGALWEKKENLPTIRPQYRGTPKFNPSVALNYRDGATNSFVQADWLYSPTLNKNEFSTRTYDDGTVIVQQIKRNRRTDYATLNAGVDHEFDARNTVRVAGLFNREKILDYGDNPYFDGALQNRYRLWQFLEDEVKYTAFGTAALVHKFPQAGHTLTFTSNYSFHREDEQYFFTNTLTSFVGKDAFKLLSDEHVVDFNADYVKPLRQGRFEGGFKGRYRSIPVNMRFFPGQNTPIDTGAGGKATYREKIPAIYGNYVFESQRLELEGGVRFEGVQVDYDVNPNHNTYKSDGYRYFQPFPNVRAAWKFDDANKLSLFFNRRVDRPNEVDIRIFPKYDEPELIKVGNPALQPQYSTSTELGYKTSWPKGSLYAAAFHRIVDGTITRIATQAPGSVLLYNVFQNAGRSWSTGGEVVWQQSFASNLLLNANANIYRRTVDAFSVVNIYPVPVTYTAPREQLTSGNVKLNATITLPSDWQLQLSNVYLAPDLLPQGRLGSRYSLDVGAKKSVQRGRGELVVNATDLLNTNQAERTIRGTNFRLVSTDYLETQVVRVGYSWKF
- a CDS encoding NAD(P)-dependent alcohol dehydrogenase, with the protein product MKASVLTAFGPPEVLQVGEVGTPVAGEHEVLIRVRATTVTFADRLVRNFAAVSPRAFHMPWLFWLISKLSFGFRTPRVRILGSEFSGTVEGVGARVTQFKPGDAVYGFRGARMGAYAEYLCMNERGMLARKPATLTFEEAASLPYGALMAMALLRTLGLQRGQRLLVVGASGGIGRWVVQLAAQHVGATVTGVCGSDGMEFVRALGATTVIDYTRERFVDRPESYDVIVDILGTSSFARCRRILAPRGRLVYVSFKVKQLLQMLWTSVVGDRKVRCVVLVERREDLDTLRALVEAGTLRPIVDRVFPFAEAAAAHRYAEGGANRGAVVISVA
- a CDS encoding alpha/beta hydrolase → MSRASCVFLLAAGALIAPARTGAQAPAWTPPREHLTMSLWPGVAPGAPPNAPPERDMTTATDNLIAGRPLIRLGNVSTPTLTVYRPTGANSGAAVVVFPGGGYQILAIDLEGTEVCDWLNGIGVTCVLVKYRVPNSGPFPASPAALQDAQRAMGLVRQHASEWGIDPARVGVLGFSAGGHLSAALSTHFDTRLYAPVDAADDMSCRPDFAVVVYPGYLALPDQQMAPNAEITPTKQTPPTFIVQSQDDPVHVENATNYFLQLKRAGVATELHIYAEGGHGYGLRRTALPVTRWPDAVQGWLQTIRVLGER